In Bacteroidota bacterium, the following proteins share a genomic window:
- a CDS encoding sugar ABC transporter ATP-binding protein, with translation MLEFRKVSKSFSEVKVLRDVSFSITEGKVTALMGENGAGKSTLMKILAGAIQDYEGQIFFRDKELVSANTKEAEQAGISMIYQELNLVPDLSIGENIFLGKEPERLGFVDFKEIHEQSNKLLKEFEFPYSSDQSVKNISLGWQQLVEIVKALHLNSQLIIMDEPTSSLTESEKENLFKKIKYLRGIGKTIVYISHRMSEIFEIADEVVIMRDGMSVGQFPVAEITREQIVELMIGKSLSANPASSKNISSEEILRFEDVSVATSKHTKLKNISFNLNKGEVLGVSGLLGSGRSSLLRFIYGALNQASFSGTINLDGKEYHPKTIGKAQLNKIIYLTEDRKGEGIFPLLGIGDNTSAAVLKRISRAGFVNRQKEISYATDTLEKVNAKYHSLHQAITRLSGGNQQKVLLSRILLTEPKLILLDEPTRGIDVGAKEEIYELIRKLTAEGMSFMISSSEIPELEQICNKILVLSSGHQTALLQIEKTNAQEVLKYAFEKV, from the coding sequence GTGCTTGAATTCAGAAAAGTATCTAAAAGCTTTTCAGAAGTAAAAGTCCTTCGTGATGTTTCTTTTTCCATCACCGAAGGAAAAGTCACCGCCTTGATGGGCGAGAATGGCGCAGGAAAATCTACCCTAATGAAAATCCTTGCAGGCGCGATTCAAGATTATGAAGGACAGATTTTTTTCCGGGACAAAGAACTCGTATCTGCCAATACCAAAGAAGCAGAACAGGCAGGCATCTCCATGATTTATCAGGAACTGAATCTTGTCCCTGATTTAAGCATTGGCGAAAATATTTTTCTTGGAAAAGAGCCTGAGCGTTTGGGCTTTGTTGATTTCAAAGAAATACACGAGCAGTCTAATAAGTTGCTGAAAGAGTTTGAGTTTCCTTATTCATCCGACCAGTCGGTAAAAAATATAAGCTTGGGATGGCAGCAACTGGTGGAGATTGTAAAGGCACTCCATCTCAATTCGCAGCTCATCATCATGGACGAACCAACCTCTTCGCTTACTGAAAGCGAAAAGGAAAACCTCTTTAAGAAAATCAAATACCTGCGTGGCATAGGCAAGACCATTGTCTATATTTCACACCGCATGAGTGAGATATTTGAAATTGCGGATGAGGTCGTCATCATGCGCGATGGTATGAGTGTCGGGCAATTTCCGGTTGCAGAAATTACCCGTGAGCAAATTGTTGAGTTGATGATTGGCAAAAGTCTTTCGGCCAATCCTGCTTCATCCAAGAACATTTCCTCAGAAGAAATTCTTCGTTTCGAGGATGTTTCTGTTGCTACTTCAAAACATACCAAACTCAAAAATATTTCCTTCAACCTCAATAAAGGAGAGGTGTTGGGTGTATCTGGTTTGCTGGGTTCAGGGCGTTCCAGTCTACTCCGCTTTATTTATGGCGCATTAAATCAAGCGTCTTTTTCTGGAACAATAAACCTTGATGGGAAAGAGTATCACCCAAAAACAATTGGAAAGGCGCAGTTGAATAAAATCATCTACCTCACCGAAGACCGCAAAGGCGAAGGAATTTTTCCGCTGCTGGGTATCGGAGACAATACCAGCGCTGCGGTGCTGAAGCGAATTTCAAGAGCAGGCTTTGTAAACAGGCAAAAGGAAATTTCATACGCCACCGATACTTTGGAAAAAGTAAATGCCAAATACCATTCACTACATCAGGCCATCACCCGTCTGAGCGGAGGAAATCAACAAAAGGTGCTGCTATCCAGAATACTATTGACAGAACCTAAACTCATTCTATTGGATGAACCCACAAGGGGAATTGATGTCGGCGCAAAAGAAGAGATATACGAACTCATCAGGAAATTGACTGCCGAGGGAATGAGCTTTATGATCAGCTCCTCCGAAATACCAGAACTGGAACAAATCTGCAACAAGATTCTGGTGCTTTCATCCGGTCATCAGACTGCTTTGCTGCAAATAGAAAAGACGAATGCACAAGAAGTTTTGAAATACGCTTTTGAAAAAGTCTGA
- a CDS encoding ABC transporter permease, which translates to MLQRIIKYSSEHEWVKPGVVLIILFLLCIIFSPTSSKGTYIFLKPENLANIMRQVSEIGIISVGMTLVILTGGIDLSVGSVLALSSVLTAFGIMDWQLGMFAILMLALFSGGITGWLNGFIVSKWKIQSFVVTLALMTIARGVALRISGMSSRNIGFGEGAAPEIFKVINTTLFGIPFPVYIFLFIVFIFSVFLAKMRTGRYVRIIGSNMEAARLAGIPVAGVQAFAFTCCGILAAIAGVIHAGQLFQGNPNDGMGYELDAIAATVIGGTSLSGGKGTVLGTLAGVLIIGLLNNIFGLHGMQKDFQLILKGVVIVVAVLLQKRNSS; encoded by the coding sequence ATGCTACAGCGAATTATAAAATACAGTTCCGAACACGAATGGGTGAAGCCCGGAGTAGTGCTCATTATCCTTTTTCTGCTTTGCATTATTTTCTCTCCTACAAGTTCTAAAGGCACCTATATTTTTTTAAAGCCCGAGAACCTCGCCAACATTATGCGACAGGTTTCCGAAATCGGAATTATTTCTGTCGGCATGACCTTAGTGATTCTCACCGGTGGCATTGATTTATCCGTCGGTTCCGTTTTAGCGCTATCTTCGGTACTCACCGCCTTTGGCATCATGGATTGGCAACTGGGCATGTTTGCTATTCTCATGCTTGCACTCTTCAGCGGCGGCATCACCGGTTGGCTCAATGGCTTCATCGTTTCCAAATGGAAGATTCAATCTTTCGTGGTCACGCTGGCGCTAATGACCATCGCGCGCGGAGTGGCTTTGCGCATTTCAGGAATGAGTTCCCGAAACATTGGCTTTGGCGAAGGCGCTGCACCCGAAATATTTAAAGTGATTAACACGACTCTATTCGGCATCCCTTTCCCGGTTTATATTTTCCTATTCATCGTGTTTATTTTTTCCGTCTTCCTGGCCAAGATGCGAACGGGCAGATATGTTCGCATTATCGGCAGCAATATGGAAGCGGCACGGCTGGCGGGCATTCCGGTTGCTGGGGTTCAGGCCTTTGCCTTCACCTGTTGCGGCATCCTCGCGGCCATCGCCGGTGTCATTCACGCCGGTCAACTTTTTCAGGGAAACCCCAATGACGGCATGGGATATGAACTCGATGCCATCGCCGCCACCGTTATCGGCGGCACCAGTCTGTCCGGTGGCAAAGGAACCGTGCTGGGCACTCTGGCGGGCGTACTCATTATCGGTTTGCTGAACAATATCTTTGGTCTCCACGGAATGCAAAAAGATTTTCAACTCATTCTCAAAGGAGTAGTTATTGTAGTGGCGGTTCTTTTGCAGAAACGAAATTCATCATAA
- a CDS encoding YgiT-type zinc finger protein, producing MKSGTTTVTFDKDNIVIVLRYVPAKVCDVCGDYTIEDTIAKSLLQTTKDERAKGHEISILNYNKAA from the coding sequence ATGAAATCAGGAACCACCACGGTCACCTTCGATAAAGACAATATAGTCATTGTACTCCGCTACGTACCCGCTAAAGTATGCGACGTTTGCGGCGACTATACTATCGAAGACACTATAGCCAAATCACTCCTCCAAACTACCAAAGACGAACGCGCAAAAGGTCACGAAATCAGCATCCTCAACTATAACAAAGCTGCCTGA
- a CDS encoding substrate-binding domain-containing protein, with amino-acid sequence MLHRFLPFLLLLILASCNQSASTKAEQKRKFVIGFSQCNTAEPWRDAMNKLMVAEAAKHTDMELLISDAQQDNARQVADMENFIQKEVDLIMISPNEAQPLTAVVEKAFKAGIPVLVIDRKVLTDQYTSFIGANNFNIGVAAGKYAAKLLNGKGNIVEIWGLKGSTPAQERHDGFAKGLEGNPEIKIIYDQDGAWLREKGKEIMENALQRFEKIDLVYAHNDPMAIGAYLAAENVKRNKEIHFLGIDGLSGPEGGIQAVANGQLDATFLYPTGGDIAIQTAHKTLMGEKVEKYIELETSTIGKDDSAQ; translated from the coding sequence ATGCTACATCGTTTCCTACCATTCCTGCTTCTATTGATTCTTGCATCCTGCAATCAGTCCGCCTCGACGAAAGCGGAACAGAAAAGAAAATTTGTAATCGGCTTTTCGCAATGCAACACCGCTGAACCTTGGCGCGATGCGATGAATAAACTGATGGTGGCTGAAGCTGCCAAGCATACGGATATGGAATTACTTATTTCTGATGCGCAACAGGATAACGCCCGACAGGTGGCCGACATGGAAAACTTTATTCAGAAAGAAGTGGACTTGATTATGATTAGTCCCAACGAAGCGCAGCCACTAACTGCTGTGGTTGAAAAAGCATTCAAGGCGGGTATACCGGTTTTGGTTATTGACCGGAAAGTTTTGACTGATCAATACACCTCATTCATCGGTGCCAACAATTTCAACATCGGCGTAGCGGCAGGAAAGTATGCTGCAAAGTTGCTGAATGGCAAAGGAAACATCGTAGAGATCTGGGGACTCAAAGGTTCTACTCCTGCGCAGGAAAGGCATGATGGTTTTGCAAAAGGATTGGAAGGCAATCCTGAAATCAAAATCATTTATGATCAGGATGGTGCTTGGCTAAGAGAGAAGGGAAAGGAAATCATGGAAAACGCCTTGCAGCGTTTTGAAAAAATTGATTTGGTCTATGCACACAACGACCCGATGGCGATTGGTGCTTATCTCGCTGCTGAAAATGTGAAACGAAATAAGGAAATACACTTCCTTGGCATAGACGGTCTCAGTGGACCAGAAGGAGGAATCCAAGCGGTTGCCAATGGACAATTAGATGCTACCTTTCTTTATCCCACCGGTGGAGACATTGCTATTCAGACCGCACATAAAACCCTGATGGGAGAGAAGGTTGAGAAGTACATCGAACTGGAAACAAGCACCATTGGCAAAGACGATAGTGCGCAATAA
- a CDS encoding esterase family protein, with product MKKTFLLSVLLNIFLCSCAGKVDTVYVMSPSMNKLIPNIIITPDNYQKNNEALPVLYLLHGATGDFKSWLSNALGLEDYADQYNMLIVCPDGGYTSWYFDSPVDKSMKYETYISKELVAFVDSKYRTRADKNSRAIAGLSMGGHGALYLAFRHQDVWGACGSMSGGVDIRPFPNNWDIAKRLGTYAEHPDNWEKNTVINLLPLLDGKSLNIIFDCGVDDFFYAVNKKLHQEMLYQRIPHDYIERPGQHDGNYWKNAVKYQLLYFHEFFQQKNMIPLGKEK from the coding sequence ATGAAAAAAACTTTCCTCTTATCCGTTCTACTCAATATTTTCCTTTGTTCTTGTGCAGGCAAAGTTGATACGGTTTACGTGATGAGTCCTTCCATGAACAAACTCATTCCGAACATAATTATTACACCAGACAATTATCAAAAGAATAATGAAGCCCTGCCGGTATTGTATCTGTTGCACGGTGCCACCGGTGATTTCAAATCTTGGTTATCCAACGCTCTAGGTTTAGAGGACTATGCCGACCAATACAATATGCTGATTGTTTGTCCGGATGGAGGCTACACCAGTTGGTATTTCGACAGCCCGGTTGATAAATCCATGAAGTATGAAACCTATATCTCCAAAGAGCTAGTTGCTTTTGTGGATAGCAAGTACCGGACACGCGCCGATAAAAATTCTCGCGCCATAGCCGGACTCAGCATGGGTGGACACGGAGCGCTCTATCTTGCTTTTCGCCATCAGGATGTTTGGGGAGCTTGCGGAAGCATGAGCGGTGGCGTGGATATTCGTCCTTTCCCAAACAATTGGGACATTGCTAAACGTTTGGGAACCTACGCCGAACATCCTGACAATTGGGAAAAGAATACCGTCATCAATCTATTGCCCCTGCTGGATGGGAAATCTCTAAACATCATTTTTGATTGCGGTGTGGATGATTTCTTTTATGCGGTGAACAAGAAGTTACATCAGGAAATGCTTTACCAAAGAATTCCTCATGATTACATTGAGCGACCAGGTCAGCATGATGGAAATTATTGGAAAAACGCAGTGAAGTATCAACTACTTTATTTCCATGAGTTCTTTCAACAAAAAAATATGATTCCTTTGGGGAAGGAAAAGTAA